From Juglans regia cultivar Chandler chromosome 6, Walnut 2.0, whole genome shotgun sequence, the proteins below share one genomic window:
- the LOC118348648 gene encoding uncharacterized protein LOC118348648 — protein MVVSSKTAKLEFPRFSGDDPTEWFNRVNQFFEFQNTPEAQRVSLASYHLEGEANQWWQWIRRTLREEGRALSWANFENELWARFGPSECEDFDEALSRIRQVGSLRDYQREFERLGNRVHGWTQRALVGTFMGGLKMDISDGIRMFKPQTLKEAISLARMKDDQLARQRRFVRPAPTTRAPLALPPTNRAAPPGPTAPGPRILMLENCEDNSNLLGDDGNVEQPTEETHEEPPEPEITLHALAGWTAPKTMRVAAKIGSHNIVVLIDSGSTHNFISERLANGLRLPVAPTETFNVRIANGDKLKCQGRFDQKQLTMEFLWENQTKRLQGADGGNITDASMKELSKEAHQSHTIFAICLQVNTKGSTEEIHPEVQEILQEFSELFQEPTSLPPARDIDHFITLKEGTEPINYKSLLITSSSSEKEGWKLAFCTDYRALNAATIKDRFPIPTVDDMLDELYGYYRKFVKNYGIVARTLTNLLKKGQFGWHEEAEAAFVALKQAMTTTPILAMPNFNDKFTIETDASGEGIGAVLAQQGRPVAFMSRALGVAKKSWSTYAKEMLAIVEAFQLWRPYLLGRKFYIQTDQRSLKYFLEQRITTPEQQKWVAKLLGYDYEITYRPGRENSAADALSRKQGSPVLHNIFFSQVDLWEEIKQAAREDPYIQSKGRIATNQSNENYVWHNGLLRYKNKVIVPADPTLRNKLLHEMHDTKVGGHSGILRTYKKLGQQFYWPGMLKSVQEYIKCCEVCQKIKTETLAPAGLLQPLPIPCQVWDDITLDFIEGLPTLQGKDTIMVVVDRLSKSAHFLTLTHPFTAKGVAEKFVEGVLKLHGMPRSIVSDRDPIFVSNFWQEFFRMSGTKLKLSSAYHP, from the exons ATGGTGGTATCCTCCAAAACGGCAAAACTTGAATTTCCTCGATTTTCAGGGGATGATCCGACGGAGTGGTTCAATCGTGTGAATCAATTCTTTGAGTTCCAGAATACTCCGGAAGCCCAAAGAGTTTCTTTGGCCTCTTATCACTTGGAAGGAGAGGCTaaccaatggtggcaatggatCCGCAGGACACTCCGAGAAGAAGGTCGCGCTCTCTCATGGGCAAACTTTGAAAACGAACTCTGGGCTCGCTTTGGGCCATCAGAGtgtgaagattttgatgaagcCCTTTCAAGAATAAGGCAGGTTGGTTCTTTGCGGGACTACCAGCGGGAATTTGAGCGCTTGGGCAATCGAGTTCACGGATGGACACAAAGAGCTCTTGTAGGTACGTTTATGGGAGGCTTAAAAATGGACATCTCGGATGGTATACGGATGTTTAAGCCCCAAACACTCAAAGAAGCCATTAGTTTAGCAAGAATGAAGGATGATCAATTGGCGAGACAAAGGAGATTTGTAAGACCTGCACCAACAACACGAGCTCCCTTAGCTCTTCCACCTACTAATCGGGCAGCACCACCAGGCCCTACCGCTCCG GGCCCACGGATACTCATGCTGGAGAATTGCGAGGATAATAGCAATCTATTGGGCGATGATGGGAACGTAGAACAGCCAACGGAAGAGACACACGAAGAACCTCCTGAACCCGAAATCACACTACATGCGCTAGCAGGGTGGACTGCACCCAAAACCATGCGGGTAGCTGCTAAAATCGGCTCTCATAACATCGTCGTATTAATCGACAGTGGGTCAACCCACAACTTCATCAGTGAAAGATTGGCTAACGGGTTGCGTCTACCAGTAGCGCCAACCGAAACTTTCAACGTGCGAATAGCTAATGGCGACAAACTAAAGTGCCAAGGGCGTTTCGACCAG AAACAGTTGACCATGGAGTTCCTTTGGGAGAACCAGACCAAACGGTTGCAAGGGGCAGACGGAGGAAACATAACAGATGCATCAATGAAAGAGCTATCCAAAGAGGCTCACCAGAGCCACACGATTTTTGCCATCTGCTTACAAGTCAATACTAAGGGATCAACCGAAGAAATACATCCTGAGGTGCAGGAAATATTGCAAGAATTTTCAGAATTATTTCAAGAGCCCACAAGTTTACCGCCAGCCAGAGACATAGACCATTTCATCACACTCAAAGAAGGAACGGAACCGATCAAT TACAAGTCCCTTCTCATCACCAGTTCTTCTAGTGAAAAAGAAGGATGGAAATTGGCGTTTTGCACAGACTATCGTGCACTTAATGCCGCCACCATAAAGGATCGCTTCCCCATTCCCACAGTAGATGACATGTTGGACGAACTCTATG GATACTACagaaaatttgtcaaaaattaTGGCATTGTTGCACGGACCCTCACCAATCTCCTTAAGAAGGGCCAATTCGGGTGGCATGAGGAAGCAGAAGCTGCCTTTGTTGCTCTAAAACAGGCCATGACAACTACGCCCATACTTGCAATGCCCAACTTCAACGATAAATTCACGATTGAAACGGATGCATCGGGCGAAGGAATTGGAGCGGTATTAGCACAGCAAGGCAGACCAGTGGCCTTCATGAGTCGGGCACTCGGAGTGGCAAAGAAGTCTTGGTCCACATACGCCAAGGAAATGTTAGCAATTGTGGAGGCATTCCAACTATGGCGTCCCTATCTACTGGGCAGGAAGTTTTATATCCAAACAGACCAAAGAAGCCTAAAGTATTTTCTAGAGCAACGCATCACCACACCagagcaacaaaaatgggtaGCCAAACTTTTGGGCTATGACTACGAGATAACATATCGCCCAGGACGTGAAAATTCTGCAGCCGATGCCCTCTCACGGAAGCAAGGAAGCCCCGTCctccataatatatttttttctcaagttgATTTATGGGAAGAGATTAAACAAGCAGCACGGGAGGACCCTTATATCCAGTCCAAGGGCCGTATAGCAACCAACCAATCCAACGAAAACTACGTGTGGCACAATGGCCTACTGCGCTACAAGAACAAGGTGATAGTTCCTGCTGATCCTACCTTACGGAACAAACTTCTTCACGAGATGCATGACACCAAGGTGGGCGGCCATTCTGGCATTCTGCGCACTTACAAAAAATTGGGGCAACAATTTTATTGGCCAGGGATGCTCAAATCAGTCCAAGAGTATATTAAATGTTGCGAGGTATGccagaaaattaaaacagaaactttGGCGCCGGCAGGACTCCTACAACCCCTACCTATTCCATGCCAAGTATGGGACGACATCACACTTGATTTTATTGAAGGACTACCAACTTTGCAAGGCAAGGATACCATCATGGTAGTCGTTGACAGGCTCAGTAAGTCAGCCCACTTCCTCACTTTAACACATCCATTTACAGCTAAAGGTGTTGCagaaaaatttgtggaaggcGTTCTGAAGCTACACGGAATGCCCAGATCAATCGTCAGCGACCGCGATCCCATTTTTGTGAGCAACTTCTGGCAAGAATTCTTCAGAATGTCAGGCACCAAACTGAAGCTTAGCTCCGCATATCATCCGTAG